The following are from one region of the Plodia interpunctella isolate USDA-ARS_2022_Savannah chromosome 23, ilPloInte3.2, whole genome shotgun sequence genome:
- the LOC128680106 gene encoding methyltransferase-like protein 17, mitochondrial produces MLRKIKLIRLVSFSRSSYSTRLQIDAHLAQDFESKQYKPRKHPGSARIKIANIPPDIQKAIYLILEDSGARTLYQESEKLSNYIRSRLLPPEDDDIRIKAAKIHTSVSQQVLSKINNKITTPEEEDMYNKRINTSVFNILKKNVYRWGNISYDKSTCLQYLMARAAPEYAILVRVLDEIKKKDENFKPRSFFDFGSGVASGTWAVNTFWKGDIYEYFCVDTSQNMHDLARLILCSGKDNVEMSYKGYFQRQFLPASTNLKYDIVLSAFSLFEMPDMKTRLETIQKLWNKTENYLVIVEHGSNAGFRVVNEAREFVLNLPKEKKSSKQVNNTQNGYAFSPCPNDNVCPRYLEQETPYFLMKYETLQFPSKSEISADVFSYVILRKGVRPSNDPQWPRVVRALIVRSGHTICKLCMAKGELKEVIFSKSKHDQITYRCARSSNWGDELPLK; encoded by the coding sequence atgttaaggaaaataaaattaattcgttTAGTATCATTTTCGCGTTCAAGTTATTCCACGCGTCTCCAAATAGACGCACATCTAGCTCAGGATTTCGAATCAAAGCAATATAAACCTCGGAAACACCCAGGGTCTGCACGAATAAAGATTGCTAATATACCACCAGATATTCAGAAAGCAATATATCTTATTTTAGAAGACTCTGGAGCGAGGACTCTGTACCAAGAAAGTGAAAAACTAAGCAACTATATCCGCTCGAGGCTGTTGCCGCCTGAAGATGACGACATACGTATAAAAGCTGCCAAAATCCATACCAGTGTTTCACAGCAGGTTTtgtcgaaaataaataataaaataacgacGCCAGAGGAAGAAGACATGTACAACAAACGTATAAACACAtcagtatttaatattttgaagaaaaatgtgTACAGATGGGGAAACATTTCATATGATAAATCAACATGTTTGCAATATTTAATGGCAAGAGCTGCTCCTGAATATGCTATTCTAGTACGCGTacttgatgaaattaaaaaaaaagatgaaaattttaaaccaAGAAGTTTTTTCGACTTTGGTTCTGGAGTGGCATCAGGAACTTGGGCAGTGAACACATTTTGGAAGGGAGACATTTATGAATACTTTTGTGTAGACACATCACAAAATATGCACGATTTAGCTAGACTGATACTTTGTAGTGGGAAAGATAATGTTGAAATGTCATACAAAGGATACTTCCAGCGACAATTTCTTCCAGCGTctacaaatttgaaatatgacATAGTATTATCTGCGTTTTCCCTGTTTGAAATGCCTGATATGAAAACAAGGTtagaaacaatacaaaaactgtggaataaaactgaaaactaTTTAGTAATTGTTGAACACGGATCAAATGCAGGATTTAGAGTTGTCAATGAAGCTAGAGAGTTTGTTCTCAACTTGCCCAAAGAAAAGAAATCCAgcaaacaagttaataatactCAGAATGGTTATGCATTCTCTCCATGTCCTAACGATAATGTATGTCCACGATACTTAGAACAAGAAACACCTTATTTTTTGATGAAGTATGAAACTTTACAGTTTCCGTCAAAGTCAGAAATTTCTGCTGATGTATTTTCTTATGTAATCTTAAGGAAAGGTGTTCGTCCGTCTAATGACCCTCAGTGGCCCAGAGTTGTTCGAGCGCTTATAGTGAGATCTGGTCACACTATTTGTAAACTTTGTATGGCTAAAGGGGAACTAAAAGAAGTCATATTTTCCAAATCGAAACATGATCAGATAACATATAGATGTGCTAGATCTAGTAACTGGGGTGACGAGTtgcctttaaaataa
- the LOC128680128 gene encoding trypsin delta-like, whose protein sequence is METIFCNATRAPEPRLVGGTPTTIQEFPFIVSLVYYYPGPQIWIQRCVGSLVSSFHVLTTGYCFTQAVIANMLVRAGSTYSMSGGTLRSIRDVIKHPEYVEAPRAGDIAIAVLDSPLGITDTIGVLYIPPQDTFIPDGYELKIVSWGFESETGPQLDTLQTVNMNKLPLDECQAIFSGSNAVTIGDPVICAAAPGRSVCVGDSGAPMVIGETLVGLSSYYDGCGDDKPDVFARIDRYTNWIIEVAASRVGDVDSVPYVRVAEQGSY, encoded by the exons ATGGagacaatttttt GCAATGCGACACGGGCGCCCGAGCCCCGCTTAGTGGGGGGGACCCCCACCACCATCCAGGAGTTCCCGTTCATCGTGTCCCTGGTGTACTACTACCCTGGACCCCAGATTTGGATCCAGAGATGTGTGGGCTCGCTGGTGTCTTCATTCCATGTGCTTACCACAGGATACTGTTTCAC ACAAGCAGTGATCGCCAACATGCTGGTGCGAGCTGGATCCACGTACAGCATGTCGGGGGGCACCCTGCGCAGCATTCGTGACGTCATCAAACACCCCGAATATGTCGAGGCTCCTAG AGCTGGAGATATCGCCATCGCTGTTCTGGACAGTCCCCTGGGCATCACAGACACCATTGGAGTGCTGTATATACCGCCGCAAGACACCTTCATCCCAGACGGCTATGAGCTCAAAATCGTGAGCTGGGGATTCGAATCT GAAACTGGCCCCCAACTGGACACCCTGCAGACGGTGAACATGAACAAACTCCCGCTTGATGAATGTCAAGCCATCTTCTCGGGCTCCAACGCGGTCACCATCGGAGACC CCGTAATCTGCGCAGCCGCACCAGGCCGCAGTGTATGCGTCGGGGACTCCGGGGCTCCCATGGTCATAGGCGAGACCCTAGTGGGCCTGTCGTCCTACTACGACGGCTGCGGCGACGACAAGCCTGACGTCTTCGCTAGGATTGACAGATATACTAACTGGATAATAGAGGTGGCCGCGTCTAGGGTTGGCGATGTGGATAGTGTGCCGTATGTTAGGGTTGCCGAGCAGGGGAGTTACTGA
- the LOC128680107 gene encoding trypsin delta-like isoform X2 gives MSLNFFVILAILAIGNATRAPEPRLVGGTPTTIQEFPFIVSLVYYYPGPQIWIQRCVGSLVSSFHVLTTGYCFTQAVIANMLVRAGSTYSMSGGTLRSIRDVIKHPEYVEAPRAGDIAIAVLDSPLGITDTIGVLYIPPQDTFIPDGYELKIVSWGFESETGPQLDTLQTVNMNKLPLDECQAIFSGSNAVTIGDPVICAAAPGRSVCVGDSGAPMVIGETLVGLSSYYDGCGDDKPDVFARIDRYTNWIIEVAASRVGDVDSVPYVRVAEQGSY, from the exons atgtcacttaatttttttgtgatcTTAGCTATTTTAGCGATTG GCAATGCGACACGGGCGCCCGAGCCCCGCTTAGTGGGGGGGACCCCCACCACCATCCAGGAGTTCCCGTTCATCGTGTCCCTGGTGTACTACTACCCTGGACCCCAGATTTGGATCCAGAGATGTGTGGGCTCGCTGGTGTCTTCATTCCATGTGCTTACCACAGGATACTGTTTCAC ACAAGCAGTGATCGCCAACATGCTGGTGCGAGCTGGATCCACGTACAGCATGTCGGGGGGCACCCTGCGCAGCATTCGTGACGTCATCAAACACCCCGAATATGTCGAGGCTCCTAG AGCTGGAGATATCGCCATCGCTGTTCTGGACAGTCCCCTGGGCATCACAGACACCATTGGAGTGCTGTATATACCGCCGCAAGACACCTTCATCCCAGACGGCTATGAGCTCAAAATCGTGAGCTGGGGATTCGAATCT GAAACTGGCCCCCAACTGGACACCCTGCAGACGGTGAACATGAACAAACTCCCGCTTGATGAATGTCAAGCCATCTTCTCGGGCTCCAACGCGGTCACCATCGGAGACC CCGTAATCTGCGCAGCCGCACCAGGCCGTAGTGTATGCGTCGGGGACTCCGGGGCTCCCATGGTCATAGGCGAGACCCTAGTGGGCCTGTCGTCCTACTACGACGGCTGCGGCGACGACAAGCCTGACGTCTTCGCCAGGATTGACAGATATACTAACTGGATCATAGAGGTGGCCGCGTCTAGGGTTGGCGATGTGGATAGTGTGCCGTATGTTAGGGTTGCCGAGCAGGGGAGTTACTGA
- the LOC128680107 gene encoding trypsin delta-like isoform X1 — MKMLCMLNPLNSANWSAIVCSRRNATRAPEPRLVGGTPTTIQEFPFIVSLVYYYPGPQIWIQRCVGSLVSSFHVLTTGYCFTQAVIANMLVRAGSTYSMSGGTLRSIRDVIKHPEYVEAPRAGDIAIAVLDSPLGITDTIGVLYIPPQDTFIPDGYELKIVSWGFESETGPQLDTLQTVNMNKLPLDECQAIFSGSNAVTIGDPVICAAAPGRSVCVGDSGAPMVIGETLVGLSSYYDGCGDDKPDVFARIDRYTNWIIEVAASRVGDVDSVPYVRVAEQGSY, encoded by the exons ATGAAAATGCTATGTATGCTAAATCCGTTAAATTCGGCAAACTGGTCCGCGATAGTGTGCAGCCGGc GCAATGCGACACGGGCGCCCGAGCCCCGCTTAGTGGGGGGGACCCCCACCACCATCCAGGAGTTCCCGTTCATCGTGTCCCTGGTGTACTACTACCCTGGACCCCAGATTTGGATCCAGAGATGTGTGGGCTCGCTGGTGTCTTCATTCCATGTGCTTACCACAGGATACTGTTTCAC ACAAGCAGTGATCGCCAACATGCTGGTGCGAGCTGGATCCACGTACAGCATGTCGGGGGGCACCCTGCGCAGCATTCGTGACGTCATCAAACACCCCGAATATGTCGAGGCTCCTAG AGCTGGAGATATCGCCATCGCTGTTCTGGACAGTCCCCTGGGCATCACAGACACCATTGGAGTGCTGTATATACCGCCGCAAGACACCTTCATCCCAGACGGCTATGAGCTCAAAATCGTGAGCTGGGGATTCGAATCT GAAACTGGCCCCCAACTGGACACCCTGCAGACGGTGAACATGAACAAACTCCCGCTTGATGAATGTCAAGCCATCTTCTCGGGCTCCAACGCGGTCACCATCGGAGACC CCGTAATCTGCGCAGCCGCACCAGGCCGTAGTGTATGCGTCGGGGACTCCGGGGCTCCCATGGTCATAGGCGAGACCCTAGTGGGCCTGTCGTCCTACTACGACGGCTGCGGCGACGACAAGCCTGACGTCTTCGCCAGGATTGACAGATATACTAACTGGATCATAGAGGTGGCCGCGTCTAGGGTTGGCGATGTGGATAGTGTGCCGTATGTTAGGGTTGCCGAGCAGGGGAGTTACTGA